The genomic window gataaaCTGGAAACTGTGTGTTCATATAgattgaaaacataaaacagcacTACATATTTTTTGTTGAGAGAACCTTACATTTAGcttgaaatgttttgttactTCCACTTCACTGCCCATTAGTTGAGTATACTCAAAAATCCTTTGCAACGTTGCCTTACCTTTTagtcaattaaaaatgtaaacaagttTGTTGTGGAAAACTCAAtagtaaaatattacaaaaaagtctgcaacaaattattcaaaaatgtttaataagaaCAATTAGTAAACATTTGCTTGTGTTCCTCAATAAAAAGGGCAATGCTTCTTGTTGTTGGGTTTGAGTGGACTGCTCCATCATCTTCAACAACTCTGTGTATTCCAAGTTTAAGTTCAAGTCACACATTTCCTCCTGTTCTGTATCCTATATAATGCAGGCATATGGAAAATATAATACGTAAAGAGAGTATAATAATAAGTATTCaataatgttttacattttttcctcCCATTCTGTAGCAATACAATTTCAAAGTGTCTAAATACTCCCTGAATGCACTGTAGCTACATCCTCCTAAAAACACATGACCAATTCGGTCTTGGAATTTTTGATGTGACCAGTCATTTCGAAGAAGAGCTGTTAATAAACACATGTGATGTAGGCTCCACACTCACTTGTAACCTTGATGCTGCTCCTTAATACTGTCTACACTGGAGATATCACATGActgcaaatattaaaaactgttaaGAGGAACCCCGAGTattgaaacacaaaaaaacgaGTGGGTATTTgattttagttttgtatttctgaaaagaaaagaaaatgaccaAAAGATACACGGATACaactttaaaccaaaaaaagccACTGACACAGACAAGACAAcaactttgttttgttgttgcccCTCTCtctgcaaaataaaaactaatccTGAAGAGTCAGGCGTCACCATGGTTACAGGAACGGCGTCCGCTGGGTTAAGCGTGGGGGCGTGGTGTATCATGGGGGGGAAAAATTGTTTGTAAATCAGTTCAAACGTTGAGGAAGAGACGAACAATGGAGACAAAACGGTAATACATACTTATTTAAAACAAGCTGGAGCACTGCACACTTACACAGTGGCGTTAGCAGACAGGTAGCATTAACCTTTAGCTAGCAGGactgaaaacagacacattaaagCCAATTATAGCGGATTAGCTGTTAGTAGTTAGCTCTCAATGCTAGCGTTAGCCTGATTTAGCTAGCCGTGAAACAGTTCTGTTGTGTTTCACTGAAAATATTCTTCGACATTTATTAACGCACAAAACACCAACATAAGTATCGtacagaaaacatttacatgtgtATATGTTGTGCAGCAGAGATTGGCTCTTAAAGTCTGGAGGGAAGTTGCCGACCTCTCCTACTTCTGCGTCCAAGGGCTTCAGCTCGACTCCGATTAAGTGCAGAAGGGGAGAAGAAGACCTCCACATATCCAATGGCATGGACGACGGCGTCCTATCCGAGGACGACGACACTTTCTCCCTGCTTTCCCCCATCTACCACGAGAGTTTTGACAGTGATGAAGACCCCGAGCCCAGTCCAGCTCAGCAGACTTCACCACACAGGCAGAGGAGCACCTCAGCACTCAGCGTTTCACCAGTCAGGTACTGCTCTGTCtgtaaacatattttctgtctaTAGACTGCATGATTTGAAGACTATAAACTATAGACTCTTATAGACTGCATGATTCAGACAACATGtagatgtatgtatgtataagtaTAATCTTTTAGATCTGCTTTTCTAGATGTGAGCTACCAAGAACACATTCAGACCAGATGCTGAGTGAAGCTGTGAAGCCTGCAGCCTCACCTACTCTCAGTGCATGGGAAATGTGGCTGGTGAACAAAGCCAAAGAGGACCGTCTCAAACTGGAAAGGAAATCAGAAGAGGCAAGCTGCtgttaattatcattttaaaatacagcagtgtatactttccttcctttgtttttgtgtgtaccTGTAAGGCAAACAGTTTTGTTGCTGCCGCTAAACATTCTTTCTGGTCACAGATACATCCAGTCTGAATTtctaattaatatattttatgtgtgGTGGATAAGGAGCGCTTActcaaggaaaaaaaagaacaagaagaaacagagaaggaaCACAAGAGGAAGGTCATGGATGAAAAGATCCATGAATGGctaaagacaaaaagacaacagGTAGACAACTGCTTCTTTAAACTCAGTAAAACCACACAGAGCATCAAAGTAAACCAACTGTAATTTGTCAGAATTATGTGTAATTATACAGTAATGCTGCAGTTATCTCCTCTTGTCATTGAtatgatgtgttttgtttctgtaaTCCAAGGAGAAGCAGGAGCAACTTCTAAAACTGAGCAAAGAGGAGGTGGAGATGCAGaggaagcaggaaaaacaaacagagattGAACAGAAAGCTCAGCAAAAGTACAAAGACTGGCTGCAGAAGAAGAAccaagaaaaaatagaaaaagaaaagaaagacaaagtaATGTTTACACTTAGTTATTTTTGCTTCTTATGGAACGATTCcagtgtaaaatataaatgtgttcatgAGAGAAAACTGATTATGAGagatcttctttttttgtttttgacaggaGGAAGTAACCCTGAAGGcggagcaggagagagagcgCCGCAAGAGGGCAGAGGAGATGTTTAAGGATTGGCTGGCAAAAGCCAATGAAAAAAGCAGAGCAAGTCCCAAATCACCTTGTTACCCAAAGAGTAAGGTCATTTCAGTTGTGTGGGAATTATTAACTGTGCTTTATCATTTGTGGATTAAGCATATAACTGATAACATTTATGTCTGGTGTTTCATGTTATAAAAGAAAAGtggcaaaataataaataaatatttacatttgccTTGTATTGCTTTAATGTCCTCTAGGTCCCTATGACAAATCCTGTCCACCACCCAGCTTCTACAACCCGA from Scomber scombrus chromosome 6, fScoSco1.1, whole genome shotgun sequence includes these protein-coding regions:
- the ccdc34 gene encoding coiled-coil domain-containing protein 34 isoform X1, which encodes METKRRDWLLKSGGKLPTSPTSASKGFSSTPIKCRRGEEDLHISNGMDDGVLSEDDDTFSLLSPIYHESFDSDEDPEPSPAQQTSPHRQRSTSALSVSPVRCELPRTHSDQMLSEAVKPAASPTLSAWEMWLVNKAKEDRLKLERKSEEERLLKEKKEQEETEKEHKRKVMDEKIHEWLKTKRQQEKQEQLLKLSKEEVEMQRKQEKQTEIEQKAQQKYKDWLQKKNQEKIEKEKKDKEEVTLKAEQERERRKRAEEMFKDWLAKANEKSRASPKSPCYPKSPYDKSCPPPSFYNPIPWKPIPVPPQETSQNKTTDKKPQKQRKSQQSSSNAFRLRNTVSTAQPLQRR
- the ccdc34 gene encoding coiled-coil domain-containing protein 34 isoform X2 translates to METKRDWLLKSGGKLPTSPTSASKGFSSTPIKCRRGEEDLHISNGMDDGVLSEDDDTFSLLSPIYHESFDSDEDPEPSPAQQTSPHRQRSTSALSVSPVRCELPRTHSDQMLSEAVKPAASPTLSAWEMWLVNKAKEDRLKLERKSEEERLLKEKKEQEETEKEHKRKVMDEKIHEWLKTKRQQEKQEQLLKLSKEEVEMQRKQEKQTEIEQKAQQKYKDWLQKKNQEKIEKEKKDKEEVTLKAEQERERRKRAEEMFKDWLAKANEKSRASPKSPCYPKSPYDKSCPPPSFYNPIPWKPIPVPPQETSQNKTTDKKPQKQRKSQQSSSNAFRLRNTVSTAQPLQRR